The window AAATCTTTGCGAAAGGCTTTTTATAGACGATCAAATCCGGGACTGTTCGGTTCTCGGCGAGATTCGTCGGGAATCGTGTCGTGAGTCGGCTGTCTGGTGGACTCGGTGGGGAATCCGGCTGTCGCAGTCCCCCCACACCTCCCCGACTGCTGGCGACGAACGTGCGGGCAGGTCACTCGCTGTCGCTCGGACACTGCCCGGTGTCGGTCGCCAGCAGATCGCGTCCTGTCGGATTCCAGAACCGGCGGTAGCGAGCGTTCAACCGGCTATCTGGCGGAGTTGGAAACCTCGAAATCGGTGATAGATGGTGGGTTGCGTGCGACTTCACTGATAAGTCTGGCGCGTGCGAGAACCGCGCGCGAGGGAGGTGAGCACGGGCGGTGCGGAGAACTTCGGGCGGTGTTGAGAGAAGTCAAGAGGTTGGGGAAGACGAGGTGCAGTGCCGTCGCGGTCGCGGATGCGGTTGCGGTTCTGCTGGGCGGTGCGCTACGACGAGTGGCGGTGCTGGTGCAGTAGCTGTCGTGGGCGCGAGTTGCGGTGGCGTAGCTGTCGCGGGTTGCGGTGCTGTCGGTACAAGAAACCTCCACCACCTCACGTCACACGTTCCTCGTTCGTCCGGACAAGAAACTACTAACCCGCCGCCACACCAACGACGGGCCATGCACCACGACGAGTCGCGCGACCTCTACGACCGCGCTCTCTCCGTCATCCCCGGCGGGGTGAACTCGACGGTCCGGGCCATCGACCCGTACCCCTTCTTCGTCCAGCGCGGCGACGGCGCACACGTCGTCGACGCCGACGGCAACCGCTACCTCGACTTCGTGAACGCCTACGGCCCACTGCTGTACGGCCACGACCCACCCGAGCAGGTCCAGTCGGCGATCCAGTCGTACTCCGCCGAGGGACCGATGTACGGCGCGCCGACAGAGATCGAGGTCGAACTCGCCGAGTTCCTCGCGCGCCACGTCCCGTCGGTCGAGATGACCCGGTTCGTCAACAGCGGGACCGAGGCCACGGTCTCCGCCGTCCGACTCGCCCGTGGCTACACCGGCCGGGACAAGATCGTCGTCATGCGCGGCGGCTACCACGGCGCACAGGAGACGACCCTCGTCGAGGGCGAGGCGGGCCACGTCCACCCGAGCAGTGCCGGCATCCCGGCGGAGTTCGCCCAGCACACCATCCCGGTGTCGTTCAACGACCCCGAGGAGATCACCCACGTCTTCGAGCGCCACGGCGACGACATCGCGGCCGTCCTCACCGAACCGGTGCTGGGCAACACCGCGACCATCCTCCCGGTCGACGGCTACCTGGAGACGCTCCGCGAGTTGTGTGACGACCACGGCGCACTGCTCGTCTTCGACGAGGTGATGACCGGCTTCCGGGTCGGCGGCCTGCAGTGTGCCCAGGGGAAGTTCGGCGTCACGCCCGACGTGACCACCTTCGCCAAGATCGTCGGCGGCGGGTTCCCGGTCGGTGCCATCGGCGGGAAGGCCGAGATCATGGAGCAGTTCACGCCCTCCGGCGAGGTGTTCCAGGCCGGCACGTTCAACGGCCACCCGGTCGCCATGGCCGCAGGGTTGGAGTATCTCACATACGCCGCCGAGCACGACGTCTACGAGCACGTGAACCGCCTCGGCGAGCGTCTGCGCTCGGGGCTGACCGACATCCTCGCGGAGAAGGAGCCGACCTACACGGTCGTCGGCACCGACAGCATGTTCAAGGTCGTCTTCTCCCGCAGGGGCCCCGACGACCTGACAGACCAGTGTGACTCCGGGTGTCGCCAGCGGGCCGACTGCCCCCGGTTCGACCACTGTCCGAAGAACGGGGCGGACGTGCAGGCCGCCGAGACGAACCGCTACGAGCGCGTCTTCTGGCACGAGATGAAAGACGAGGGCGTCTTCCTCACGCCGAACCAGTTCGAGTCCTGCTTCATCAGCTACGCCCACACCGAGGCGGACATCGACCGGACGCTCGAAGCGTACGACGCCGTGCTCTGAACGACCACCGTCGTCCGGCCACGCGCGTTTCGTCGTGGCGGCGAGCGAACACCGCTGTGCGGGTGCGGTTCCGCTGGGAGGTGCGTCAGATCGCGTAGCTGTGCCGTCGCGGTCCTGTCACCGTCACGGCGTCTGCACCGACGTCCAGGCAGCCTGTGACTCGTCGAGACGAAGAAGAACCCGAAAAAGATGGGCCCTGCCGGATTCGAACCAGCGACCGCCCGGTGTCCCACGACCGCCGACCGCACCCGCAGACGACGACCGGTATGAGCCGGGTGCTCTAACCAGACTAAGCTAAGGGCCCGACAATCGCAGGTTCCGACCGGCCGAACTTTAGCCTACCGGGATACCGACGCCCTCCGTGAGATCGAAACGTCGAAGGGACAAGCGTTAACACCACATGTTTGGTTAGTTCTGGTATGCGTGGCTCGGGAGCGGCGTTTCGAGGCGAGGACGACGACCGGGACCTCGGAGCGGTACTCGACGACCTCAAGAGTGCCGGCTGTGCCGTCCTCGTCACCGGGACCGCCCCCGAAGCCTGTGTCGCCGCCTCACAGAAACTGTTCGGTGCTCCACACCAGCACAGACGCCGTGTCCTCGTCACCCACGAGACCGGGTCGGACGCCGACCGCTGGCTCCCGGAGGGCGTCTCCGTCTGCGACGAGACCGAACTCCTCCGTCCCCCACTGATCGGCCGAGACACCGCGAG of the Salinirubrum litoreum genome contains:
- the hemL gene encoding glutamate-1-semialdehyde 2,1-aminomutase codes for the protein MHHDESRDLYDRALSVIPGGVNSTVRAIDPYPFFVQRGDGAHVVDADGNRYLDFVNAYGPLLYGHDPPEQVQSAIQSYSAEGPMYGAPTEIEVELAEFLARHVPSVEMTRFVNSGTEATVSAVRLARGYTGRDKIVVMRGGYHGAQETTLVEGEAGHVHPSSAGIPAEFAQHTIPVSFNDPEEITHVFERHGDDIAAVLTEPVLGNTATILPVDGYLETLRELCDDHGALLVFDEVMTGFRVGGLQCAQGKFGVTPDVTTFAKIVGGGFPVGAIGGKAEIMEQFTPSGEVFQAGTFNGHPVAMAAGLEYLTYAAEHDVYEHVNRLGERLRSGLTDILAEKEPTYTVVGTDSMFKVVFSRRGPDDLTDQCDSGCRQRADCPRFDHCPKNGADVQAAETNRYERVFWHEMKDEGVFLTPNQFESCFISYAHTEADIDRTLEAYDAVL